The Pseudomonas entomophila genome segment GTCATTCGCTGTATCGCTTGCTGGCGGGCGAAGGCGCCGAATTCCCGGGTGATATCACCTGGAATTTCGAGAAGTTCCTGGTGGGTAAGGATGGCCGCGTGCTGGCGCGTTTCGCGCCACGGACCGCGCCGGATGATCCGACCGTGCTGCAGGCGATCGAGAAGGCGCTGGCCTGAGCAGCCCAAGGGGCCGCCGAGCGGCCCCTGCAATCTCTCGCGATACCCCGCAATCACTCAAATCAATGATGCTGTGCCCGCCACCAGGCTCCCCCTAATCTTTGGCGCATTTCCTCACCCGTCGGGAGCGCCGCATGTCCAGCAACCCTCTGTTCCAGCCCTTCACCCTTGGCACCCTCGACTTGCCGACCCGCGTGGTCATGGCGCCGATGACCCGTACCTTCTCGCCGGGCGGTGTGCCCCATGACGGGGTGGTCGAGTACTACCGCCGCCGCGCCGCCGCCGGGGTTGGGTTGATCATCACCGAAGGCACCACGGTCGGCCACCTGGCCGCCAATGGCTACCCCAATGTGCCGCGTTTTCACGGCGAGGATGCCCTGGCTGGCTGGAAGAAGGTAGTCGACGCGGTGCACGCCGAAGGCGGGCGTATCGTGCCGCAACTGTGGCATGTGGGCAGCGTGCGCCGCCTGGGCACCGAGCCGGACGGCAGCGTGCCGGGCTATGGCCCGAGTGGTAAGGAGAAGGATGGCAAGGTGGTGGTCCATGGCATGACCCACGAGGATATCCGTGACGTCATCGCGGCCTTCGCCCAGGCCGCCCGTGATGCCCTGGCTATCGGCATGGACGGCGTGGAGATCCACGGCGCCCACGGTTATCTGATCGACCAGTTCTTCTGGGAGGCCAGCAACCGTCGTGATGATGAATATGGTGGTGACCTGGCCAGTCGTTCGCGTTTCGCCATCGAACTGGTCCAGGCCGTGCGCGAAGCGGTCGGCCCGGACTTCCCGATCATCTTCCGCTTCTCGCAATGGAAACAGCAGGACTACAGCGCGCGCCTGGTGGAGACGCCCGAAGCCCTGGCGGCCTTCCTCAAGCCGTTGTCCGAGGCTGGTGTGGATATCTTCCACTGCTCCACCCGGCGCTTCTGGGAACCGGAGTTCGCCGGCAGCGAGCTGAACCTGGCTGGCTGGGCCCGCCAGCTCACTGGCAAGCCGACCATCACCGTGGGCAGCGTCGGG includes the following:
- a CDS encoding NADH:flavin oxidoreductase → MSSNPLFQPFTLGTLDLPTRVVMAPMTRTFSPGGVPHDGVVEYYRRRAAAGVGLIITEGTTVGHLAANGYPNVPRFHGEDALAGWKKVVDAVHAEGGRIVPQLWHVGSVRRLGTEPDGSVPGYGPSGKEKDGKVVVHGMTHEDIRDVIAAFAQAARDALAIGMDGVEIHGAHGYLIDQFFWEASNRRDDEYGGDLASRSRFAIELVQAVREAVGPDFPIIFRFSQWKQQDYSARLVETPEALAAFLKPLSEAGVDIFHCSTRRFWEPEFAGSELNLAGWARQLTGKPTITVGSVGLDGEFLQFMVDTDKVAKPASLEGLLRRLEDEEFDLVAVGRALLVDAQWAQKVRDGREADVLPFSREALTTLA